The stretch of DNA CAGTCCTGCCGAATGCGGCCCACCTGGCAATTATCCTTCTCCGCGACGTAGAGCGGCAGCGGATACTCCGTCTTTTCGGGCGTGTCCACCACATCCAGGCCGGGAGCCTTCGACAATACTTCGCGCGCCGCATCGGCCGTCACCGGTTTTTCAAACTCCGCGCTCACCGCCACGGAATGCGCGCGATACACCGGCACGCGAACGCACGTCACGCTGGCGCGGAACGCGGGATGATGCATGATCTTTCGGCCTTCATTCTGCATTTTCATCTCTTCTTTGGTGTAGCCGGACGGCAGGAAGGAATCGACGTGCGGCAAGACATTGAACGCGATCTGATGCGGATACACTTCTTTGGTGACCGTTTGGCCGTTGACGACTTGCGCGACCTGGCGTTGGAGTTCCTCGATCCCTTTGGCGCCCGTGCCGGAGACGGCCTGATAGCTCGAAGCGAGAATCCGATTCACGTTGAAGGCCTGATGCAGCGGATAGAGCGCCATGAGCGTGATCGCGGTCGTGCAATTGGGATTGGCAATGATGCCCTTGTGCCATTTCACATCCTCGGCGTTGATCTCCGGAACCACCAGCGGAACTGAATCGTCCATTCGGAAC from Verrucomicrobiota bacterium encodes:
- a CDS encoding aspartate-semialdehyde dehydrogenase, whose protein sequence is MNRNPHVAVVGATGAVGIEMIKTLEKRNFPVGKLTLLASARSVGKRLKFKGETNAVQELTRTAFAGIDIALFSAGGSISKEFAPIAAKAGCVVIDNSSAFRMDDSVPLVVPEINAEDVKWHKGIIANPNCTTAITLMALYPLHQAFNVNRILASSYQAVSGTGAKGIEELQRQVAQVVNGQTVTKEVYPHQIAFNVLPHVDSFLPSGYTKEEMKMQNEGRKIMHHPAFRASVTCVRVPVYRAHSVAVSAEFEKPVTADAAREVLSKAPGLDVVDTPEKTEYPLPLYVAEKDNCQVGRIRQD